GCAGCCGGAGGCGCCGGGAGAGGAGGCGTCCACCTCGAACCTGGGGGAAAGGGGTCAGGGGGACCCCCAAAATCAACCTGACACCCCCAAAATAACCCTGAACCCCCAAACCTAAACCCACCTCGAACCTGGGGGGGTAAAGGGTCAGGGGGACCCCCAAAATCATCCTGAACCCCCCCAAAATCATCCTGACACCCCCCACCCAAACCCACCTCGAACTTGGGGGGAATGGGGGTGAGCCTGGACCTCCCAAAATCACCCTGaccccccccaaaatccaaccTGAACTCCCCCAGTGTCACCCTGACCCCCCAGTGTCACCCTGAccccccagtgtcaccccagtGTCACCCGTTCCCCCGGACCCCCATGTCACTCCCCCATTGTCACCCCTGACCCCCCCGATGGTCACCCAGTGTCACCCTGAcccccccagtgtcaccccattgtcaccccagtgtcaccctgaCCCCCCCATTGTCACCCTGACcccccccagtgtcaccccagtgtcaccctgacccccccagtgtcaccccaggCCAGCAgtgggagggggggaggggaaaggcCGGAGGGGGGAGGGGCAGCACCCAAAAAGGGTCAGAAATCCCCAAATCTGGGGGTCCCCGGGGGGGTCCCGAGCACCCACCTCTGTCTGAGCCCCCGCCCGGCCACTGCAAGGACAGGCgtgtcactgtgtcacctctgtgtcacctccctgtgccaccccctgtgccactgcaaCGACAGGCGCGTCACATTGTCACCTCTGTGTCAccctctgtgtcactgctgtcaccccCCTGCCACTGCAAGGACAGGTGTGTcactgtgccacctccctgtgtcacctccctgtgccacctccctgccctgtgtcatctccctgtgtcactgctgtcaccccCCCGTCACTGCAAGGACAGGTGTGTcactgtgccacctccctgtgtcacctccctgtgtcacctccctgctACTGTGTCATCTccctctgtgtcactgctgtcagcTCCCTGCCACTGCAAGGACAGGCGTGTCACAACAACTGTCACctccctgtgtcacctccccatggcagtgccagtcctgtcccctccctgtcagCACTGTCCCCTCTCCATACCAGCTCTGTCCCCCCcgtcccccctgtcccctctgtcccccctgtcccctctgtcccccctgtcccctctgtcccccctgtccctctgtccccccctgtcccccctgtcccctctgtccccctgtgtcccccccgtgtcccctcacTCACTGCAGGGCCTCTCGGAAGAACTGCAGCGCTCCGTGGTTGTGTTTGAACACCGTCAGCATCACCTTCTTCATCTGCGTGCTGGGCACCCCAAACAGCCTGAgcaccccaaaactgccccgggccaccccaaaactgccccggggcaccccaaaactgccccaggtcaccccaaaactgccccGGGGCACCCCACAAACGGCCTGAgcaccccaaaactgccccGGGGCagcccaaaactgccccaattcaccccaaaactgccccGGGGCACCCCAACACCATCAGCATCACCTTCTTCATCTGCATGCTGCAGCCaaacagggctggagcaccccaAAAACTGCCCTAATtcaccccaaaactgcccctGGGGCACCCCACCCCAAAAACTGCTCCACTTCAGCTCCAAATTGCCCCAGTTTCACTGCAGACCCCCTCCattccaccccaaacccccccaattcccccaaacccccccaattcccccaaacccccccaatTCCCCCTGAtttccccaaacccctccaattcccccaaaccccccaatTCCCCCCAACCCCCCGTTTCTGCCCCACCTCTCACCTGTTGGCCACGAGCTGCAGGATCTGCAGCAGGAACTTGCCCAGCCCCCGGCGCCGCACGCGGCTCTCCAGCTGCACCTCGTAGCTGagggacaccccaaaaacccacaaCTGACAGATGTCACCCCAAAACTCCCAGATTCCACCCCAAAACTCCCAGATTTCACCCCAAAAACCCTCAGACCTCGGGAAAAACCCCATAACCCCCGGGTTTCCCCCCAAAAGCACAAAACGCCCAGGTTTCACCCCAAAGCGGCCGGGtttcaccccaaaaccccaaaacaccgGGATTTacacccccaaaaccccaaaacaccgGGGTTTCCCTCCAAAACGCCCGGGtttcaccccaaaaccccaaaacgCCCTGGTTTCACCCCAAAACGCCCGGGtttcaccccaaaaccccaaaacgCCCGGGTTTCACCCCAAAACAGGCGGgtttccccccaaaatcccaaaacgGCTGGGTTTCACCCCAAAACGGCCGGGTTTCACCCCCAAATCCCCGGATTTCCCCCCAAAGCTGCCCTCACCAGTAGAGCACCTCGTCGCCGCACTCGACGTCGAAGCGGAAGTGCGAGAAGGCCACGGGGCGGGCCCCGGGCTCGCGGGCCAGCAGGTACCAGGCGCGCTCGTCCCGCAGCTCCGCCCGCTTCTCCCgctccttccagccccactCGCTCTGCTCGTACCTGGGAGCGGGAAACGGGGTTGGTTGAACGTTGGGTTGGGGAGGGgaattggggtttggggtgggaatggtTTTGGGGGACATTGGGTTTGGGGGGGGAAATTGGGGTCTGGGGGTGGGACATGGGTTTGTGGGGGGAAACTTGTGGTTTGGTGAGGGGGACATGGGGCTTGGGGGTTtgatggggatttggggggaaatTGGGGTTGTGGGAGGGGAAATTGGTGGGGGAGGGGGAATTGTGTTGgggggtgggaatggggtgTTTGGGGAGGGTAGTGGGGGTTTGAGGTGGGAAAATTGGGGTGGGGGGGTAGAcattggggtttggggggaacAATGGGGGTTGGGGGGTGTTAATCAGGGGTTTTTGGGGGCAAATCAGGTGGTTTGGGGGGTGGGAATGGTGGGTTTGGTTATGATGAAATTGTGGTTTTGAGGGTGAGAATGTGGTGGGGTGGTGGTGACAGGTGGTTTGGGGGAACCAACATTTAGTTTGGGGGGGGTGGTGACCTTGTAGCGTTTGGGTGGGCAAACatttgggtttgggggggaaACCGTGGCAAAAATCGAGGTGGGAAATCAAAATCACGGGAACCAAGGAAACCTGCAGCGGGGAAAATCCAGATCTGGGGATCTGGGGTGGGAAAATGCCTGAGGTGTGCAGGGGGGGCACTCACAGGCTCTGCATGTTGGCCTTGGTCAGCTCAAAGGCCCAGTCCAGGGTGGATGGCTCCAGGCCGGACACACGGCAACACTCGATGGACACGTTCAGCCTGCCGGACAGACGGACACCGggcttggggacactgggagggtgggacaccgggggacactgggagggtggggacCCGTGGGACACTCGATGGACACGTTCAGCCTGCCGGACAGACGGACACcgggcctggggacactggggaggggttggggacaccgtggggacactgggaaggggctcaggaACCCCAGGAacacactggggacaccgggATCACCCTTGGGGACGCTGTGGCTGCTCGGGCACTCACCCATTCCTGTCGTACTTTTTGAACACCGGGAAGGCCTCGAGGGGATCCCGGAGCTGCAAGAGACCAGAGAGTGCCGAGGGGCAgcggggctgccagggctgtgccagggccgtgccagggctgtgcccactcctgccaccctgccctgcccagctccagggccctgccagggctgtgcccgtgccctgcccagctccagggccctgccctgcccagcccgggTGCCACACTCACTTTGTTGGCAGCCTCCACCTTGGCACAGACGGCTGCCATGGCCGCGCGCTCCTCCAGCCGCCGCTGCTTCTTCTCCTTGGCCCTGCTCGACTTCCTCTGGAACACAACACGAGGTGGGGGTGGGCACCAAAACACCTGGGATTGGCACCAAAACACCGGGGATTGGCACCAAACTGGCACCA
This is a stretch of genomic DNA from Serinus canaria isolate serCan28SL12 unplaced genomic scaffold, serCan2020 HiC_scaffold_37, whole genome shotgun sequence. It encodes these proteins:
- the NAA40 gene encoding N-alpha-acetyltransferase 40 isoform X4, with amino-acid sequence MAAVCAKVEAANKLRDPLEAFPVFKKYDRNGLNVSIECCRVSGLEPSTLDWAFELTKANMQSLYEQSEWGWKEREKRAELRDERAWYLLAREPGARPVAFSHFRFDVECGDEVLYCYEVQLESRVRRRGLGKFLLQILQLVANSTQMKKVMLTVFKHNHGALQFFREALQFEVDASSPGASGCCGDDSSYEILSRSTRFGDPHPGGGPCAGCCH
- the NAA40 gene encoding N-alpha-acetyltransferase 40 isoform X1, with protein sequence MGVFWCPPPPRVVFQRKSSRAKEKKQRRLEERAAMAAVCAKVEAANKLRDPLEAFPVFKKYDRNGLNVSIECCRVSGLEPSTLDWAFELTKANMQSLYEQSEWGWKEREKRAELRDERAWYLLAREPGARPVAFSHFRFDVECGDEVLYCYEVQLESRVRRRGLGKFLLQILQLVANSTQMKKVMLTVFKHNHGALQFFREALQFEVDASSPGASGCCGDDSSYEILSRSTRFGDPHPGGGPCAGCCH
- the NAA40 gene encoding N-alpha-acetyltransferase 40 isoform X2, whose amino-acid sequence is MGRKSSRAKEKKQRRLEERAAMAAVCAKVEAANKLRDPLEAFPVFKKYDRNGLNVSIECCRVSGLEPSTLDWAFELTKANMQSLYEQSEWGWKEREKRAELRDERAWYLLAREPGARPVAFSHFRFDVECGDEVLYCYEVQLESRVRRRGLGKFLLQILQLVANSTQMKKVMLTVFKHNHGALQFFREALQFEVDASSPGASGCCGDDSSYEILSRSTRFGDPHPGGGPCAGCCH
- the NAA40 gene encoding N-alpha-acetyltransferase 40 isoform X3; its protein translation is MAAVCAKVEAANKLRDPLEAFPVFKKYDRNGLNVSIECCRVSGLEPSTLDWAFELTKANMQSLYEQSEWGWKEREKRAELRDERAWYLLAREPGARPVAFSHFRFDVECGDEVLYCYEVQLESRVRRRGLGKFLLQILQLVANSTQMKKVMLTVFKHNHGALQFFREALHGTGGGTGR